One genomic window of Gracilinema caldarium DSM 7334 includes the following:
- a CDS encoding complex I subunit 5 family protein, with amino-acid sequence MRAENLVLAQILLPLAGAALCFSSKLMQHRLLRQWVESFAGFVGLFIPIGLLVWLYPIVRDGPVRFFVGNQHPLIGIELSFDGMSWLLNGMGFISAGSAWLYSRTAGPHAPEFSALFFIQTFALTATASSSDLFNLFVCFEILGIASYALTAFSEKGRAYLAAFSYMAVSSTAMAIFLLGVFGFYRITGSLSYDGILQHITRITTESEILSIGLSLVCIVVATAVRVAILPVYGWLPEAHASAPHAISAVLSGVLIKVPLFALGRFLFLLMSHMSAIDVIFKEILDVLKVSGTLTALVAVIFALAQKEAKRLLAYHSISQIGYVVSAWALGSPLTIAAAWMHAFYHALFKGLLFLSVGSITDAASSKNVYAIRRAYKTGFIPTISFFVGALSISAFPPFNGFASKAAISYLHKGSWEYIVLSLASAGTVASMIKLSRIFWPIGQKENTSGTSFTQPNYVQGFWLKTSLVFFSVACLITGLFAPQIGAVAGSLAGTAKNPVPASLFSFSALQGTLLLLGQGVLVYLGITSPLGKHITHVLEVRRPSFAGLLFAFSLSLGMLGGLVLLRH; translated from the coding sequence ATGAGAGCTGAAAATCTTGTGCTGGCTCAGATCCTGCTTCCACTGGCCGGAGCAGCCCTCTGTTTTTCATCCAAATTGATGCAACATCGGTTATTACGGCAGTGGGTTGAATCTTTTGCTGGCTTTGTCGGTCTTTTTATACCCATTGGATTACTGGTATGGTTGTATCCAATCGTTAGAGATGGTCCAGTACGTTTTTTTGTCGGGAACCAGCATCCGCTCATTGGTATTGAACTGAGTTTCGATGGTATGAGCTGGCTTCTTAATGGAATGGGCTTCATCAGTGCGGGTAGTGCATGGCTTTACTCTCGGACTGCAGGGCCCCATGCACCGGAATTTTCTGCCCTCTTTTTCATTCAGACCTTTGCACTGACAGCGACTGCTTCGTCTTCGGATTTGTTCAATTTGTTTGTTTGTTTTGAAATTTTAGGCATTGCATCCTATGCCCTGACAGCTTTTTCAGAAAAGGGTCGGGCCTATTTGGCAGCTTTCAGCTATATGGCCGTAAGTTCAACGGCTATGGCAATTTTCTTACTAGGGGTCTTTGGGTTCTATCGCATAACAGGTTCTCTTTCTTACGATGGAATTTTACAACATATTACAAGGATTACCACAGAATCTGAGATTCTTAGTATTGGTCTTTCACTGGTCTGTATTGTGGTAGCCACCGCCGTACGGGTTGCCATATTACCGGTATATGGATGGCTGCCAGAAGCCCATGCTTCGGCACCCCATGCAATCTCGGCGGTACTTTCTGGGGTGCTCATCAAGGTGCCGCTCTTTGCACTCGGGCGGTTTCTATTTCTTCTCATGTCTCACATGTCAGCGATTGATGTGATTTTTAAGGAAATCCTGGATGTACTCAAAGTTTCTGGAACCCTTACTGCCCTGGTTGCAGTGATTTTTGCCCTTGCTCAGAAAGAGGCAAAACGACTCCTTGCCTACCATTCGATAAGTCAGATTGGCTATGTGGTGAGCGCCTGGGCTCTGGGAAGTCCCCTGACAATTGCTGCTGCCTGGATGCATGCTTTTTATCATGCCCTTTTTAAGGGGCTTCTCTTCTTAAGTGTTGGTTCTATAACCGATGCAGCGAGCTCAAAGAATGTGTATGCAATCCGAAGAGCGTATAAAACTGGTTTTATCCCAACCATAAGCTTCTTTGTGGGAGCTCTTTCAATCTCAGCCTTTCCGCCGTTTAATGGATTTGCCAGTAAGGCTGCCATTTCTTATCTGCACAAGGGTTCCTGGGAATATATAGTCCTGAGCCTCGCATCGGCAGGCACCGTTGCTTCTATGATAAAACTGAGCCGTATCTTCTGGCCTATCGGACAAAAAGAAAACACAAGTGGAACCAGCTTTACACAACCGAACTATGTACAAGGTTTTTGGCTTAAGACATCCCTTGTGTTTTTTTCTGTTGCTTGTCTCATAACAGGACTTTTTGCACCCCAGATCGGGGCAGTAGCCGGTTCTCTTGCAGGAACAGCAAAGAATCCCGTGCCCGCTTCGCTGTTTTCATTTTCAGCATTGCAAGGTACGTTGCTGCTTCTGGGGCAGGGGGTATTGGTATACCTTGGGATAACAAGTCCACTGGGAAAGCATATCACCCATGTACTGGAAGTTCGAAGGCCCAGTTTTGCGGGCCTCCTCTTCGCCTTTTCTCTTAGTCTTGGTATGCTTGGCGGTTTGGTGTTGCTCCGCCATTAG
- a CDS encoding PP2C family protein-serine/threonine phosphatase: MTTKARDIGRLFSPLQVGYIADCVEPLSAGSEAGWALELLADRPELKVLPIERDGAVLGVVPRHVLEEIVGSTWKRFWQKDLDAYVIPARKTVEATDFVDRIVAEGLRETQEDDPGWYIVQHHRSYLGIVNLRQMLEHLNEIRAQDLRRAGEIQQYLLSKPIPEDPRYKVLFYNRMAHEVGGDFYRAARIGPNRYMVACFDVAGKNISGSLATTALGAFFASFKLFSYEGDPRKTTGLINAMIKEVNPDDVFVVAVFFYIDFDTNTIEVHNCGFSPVLAFIPQEGEKKISCKIARPNLPPLGIEEKLVNDAPISLPIVRGMRLTAYSDGLTDMTDPFGERYGEEKTIELLRELHKTPLSEISQKIDEEIDRWIGESHLADDITLVDIRF, encoded by the coding sequence ATGACCACAAAGGCTCGAGATATCGGCAGGCTTTTTTCACCACTTCAGGTAGGTTATATTGCCGACTGTGTTGAACCCCTCAGCGCCGGCTCTGAGGCAGGCTGGGCACTGGAACTGCTTGCGGATCGTCCTGAGTTAAAGGTTTTACCCATTGAGAGGGATGGTGCGGTCCTTGGGGTCGTACCGCGGCATGTACTCGAGGAAATTGTAGGCTCTACCTGGAAGCGGTTCTGGCAAAAAGATCTAGACGCCTATGTTATTCCTGCCCGAAAAACCGTAGAAGCTACCGATTTTGTCGATCGTATCGTAGCAGAAGGTTTACGAGAAACCCAGGAAGATGATCCAGGTTGGTATATCGTACAGCATCATAGAAGTTATCTTGGAATTGTTAACTTACGGCAAATGCTGGAACACTTAAACGAAATCAGAGCCCAAGACCTCCGGAGGGCTGGCGAAATACAGCAGTACCTGCTCAGTAAACCCATTCCGGAGGATCCCCGTTACAAGGTGCTTTTTTATAACCGCATGGCCCATGAGGTAGGGGGAGACTTTTACCGAGCCGCCCGTATCGGTCCCAACAGGTACATGGTAGCCTGCTTTGATGTGGCAGGGAAAAATATTTCCGGATCCCTGGCAACCACTGCCCTGGGTGCTTTTTTTGCTTCCTTTAAACTGTTTTCTTACGAAGGGGATCCTCGGAAAACAACAGGGCTTATCAATGCCATGATTAAAGAGGTAAATCCCGATGATGTTTTTGTAGTAGCAGTATTCTTTTATATCGATTTCGATACGAATACCATAGAAGTACACAACTGCGGTTTTTCACCGGTACTCGCCTTTATCCCTCAGGAGGGAGAAAAGAAAATTTCCTGTAAAATCGCCCGCCCCAACCTGCCGCCTCTTGGTATCGAAGAAAAATTAGTCAATGATGCTCCTATTTCGCTTCCTATTGTGAGGGGTATGCGGCTTACCGCCTATTCCGATGGCCTTACGGATATGACCGATCCTTTTGGTGAACGGTATGGGGAAGAAAAAACCATTGAATTACTCCGGGAACTGCATAAGACACCCCTTTCAGAAATCTCACAAAAAATTGATGAAGAGATAGATCGGTGGATTGGAGAGTCCCACCTGGCCGATGACATTACCCTGGTGGATATCCGCTTTTAA
- a CDS encoding glucosyl-3-phosphoglycerate synthase, with amino-acid sequence MVKNQSILNRTWHHSHFADIGRLVELKQKKGYTISLAFPTLNEEATIGKEILVIRTELMDRYPLLDEIIVIDSSSQDKTREIAERYGAKVYQSKNILPSYGTYRGKGENLWKSMYVLQGDIVVWVDADIANISPKFVYALVGPLLENETIGYVKAFYERPIRSSGDLKPSGGGRVTEILVRPLFSLFYPELAALIQPLSGEYAGRRSILEQLPFSVGYGVELGHLLDIYYQFGIESIAQVDLDIRIHRNQTTQALGKMAYGILNTFFKRATGYGDAQLLKTLGAYHISLESEGEIHRIIETEIPSIERPAMIAIPEYRERFGREGLAGQEGLSV; translated from the coding sequence ATGGTAAAAAATCAGTCGATTCTTAACCGAACCTGGCATCATTCCCATTTTGCTGATATAGGCCGACTCGTAGAACTAAAACAGAAAAAGGGCTATACCATTTCTCTTGCCTTTCCAACCCTCAACGAGGAAGCCACCATTGGCAAGGAAATATTGGTTATACGAACCGAGTTGATGGATCGCTATCCCCTTCTCGATGAGATTATTGTAATAGATTCTTCATCCCAGGATAAAACAAGAGAAATCGCTGAACGATACGGTGCGAAGGTCTATCAATCTAAAAACATCCTTCCCTCCTATGGTACCTATCGAGGGAAAGGAGAGAATCTGTGGAAGAGTATGTATGTATTGCAGGGGGATATTGTTGTTTGGGTTGATGCAGATATTGCCAATATTTCCCCGAAATTTGTCTATGCTCTAGTGGGGCCCCTCCTGGAAAACGAGACCATAGGCTACGTAAAAGCCTTTTATGAGCGGCCTATACGTTCCAGTGGTGATCTCAAGCCATCCGGTGGCGGGCGGGTAACTGAAATCCTGGTTCGGCCCCTTTTCTCATTGTTTTATCCAGAACTAGCAGCTCTCATTCAGCCCCTTTCTGGTGAATATGCAGGCCGGCGCAGTATACTTGAACAGCTCCCCTTTTCAGTAGGTTATGGGGTCGAGTTGGGGCACCTCCTGGATATTTATTATCAATTTGGCATTGAAAGTATTGCCCAGGTTGATCTGGATATCCGAATACACCGTAACCAGACGACCCAGGCCCTCGGTAAGATGGCCTATGGTATTTTAAATACCTTTTTTAAAAGGGCCACAGGGTACGGAGATGCCCAGCTTCTCAAGACTCTGGGAGCCTATCATATAAGCCTCGAAAGCGAGGGAGAAATTCATCGGATTATCGAGACCGAAATCCCTAGTATTGAGCGGCCTGCGATGATAGCAATTCCTGAATATCGGGAGCGCTTTGGCAGAGAAGGCCTTGCTGGCCAGGAAGGCCTTTCAGTCTAA